The genomic region GGAGCGCGCCCTGCCCGTGCCCTTCTGCTTCCATGGTTTCGCTCCGCCACCGCTCACGAGTGCCTTGTTCTTCGTGGATGCGGTTCCTGCCCGTTTATTCGCGAGCTGGTTCACTACCGCGGCATGCATAAGATGCGGCCTCACTTCCGTTGAAAAAAATCCCGGAAGTTCCACGTCCTTCACTTTTTTATTCTGCTGGTCTACCATTGAGACTGACGGCATTTCAATAACCCTCTATTTTCTTTTAATCCGCCTTATAGATAAGGAGCAGCCCGTTTACGCCGCCCGGCACCGCTCCACGGACAAATAACAGGTTCTGGTCGGGCCGGACATCGACAATCTCTAAATTCTTGATGGTCATATTGACCACGCCCATGTGCCCTGGAAGTTTTTTACCGGGCCATACCCGTGACGGATAAGCACTCGCTCCGATCGATCCGGGAGCACGATTGAACATGGAGCCGTGGCCGCCGGGTCCGCCCGCAAAATTGTGCCTCTTCATTACGCCGGCAAACCCTTTGCCCTTGGTGACGCCGCTCACGGCGATCAATTCGCCTTTTTTGAAAATGTCAGCGGTCACCACCTGCCCCTGCTCAAAATCGCCGGTGCGAAACTCCCGCAGAAACCGGTGCGGCTGCACGTTCG from Nitrospirota bacterium harbors:
- the rplC gene encoding 50S ribosomal protein L3, translating into MNKGIIGKKIGMSQHFSGGELIPVTVIQAGPCTVVQKKTAEHDGYESVQLAFDEEKKQGRITKAQAGHFKKSNVQPHRFLREFRTGDFEQGQVVTADIFKKGELIAVSGVTKGKGFAGVMKRHNFAGGPGGHGSMFNRAPGSIGASAYPSRVWPGKKLPGHMGVVNMTIKNLEIVDVRPDQNLLFVRGAVPGGVNGLLLIYKAD